The Burkholderia mallei ATCC 23344 genome has a window encoding:
- a CDS encoding ABC transporter permease, translated as MSLPAPPLETPRTLPARRPGVRWALRALRWTLTLAVTFAGLLALTFVIGRKVPIDPVLAVLGDRASAAAYAAERIALGLDKPLATQFLIYARDVLHGNLGMSLLTSNPVLDDIRRVFPATLELATLATLIGVALGVPLGVAAAVKHNRPIDHVARFVGLIGNSVPVFWLGLMGLLLFYARLHWVAGPGRLDPVYDGMVDPRTGSLLLDAALAGEWDVLRNALSHIALPAAILGYYSVAYLSRMTRSFMLDQLNQEYIVTARAKGLAERRVIWRHAFGNIAVPLLTVIALTYSNLLEGSVLTEIVFAWPGIGSYLTGALLNADMNAVLGCTLVIGVMFITINLLTDALYRVFDPRAR; from the coding sequence ATGTCGCTCCCCGCCCCTCCTCTCGAAACGCCGCGCACGCTGCCCGCGCGCCGGCCCGGCGTGCGCTGGGCGCTGCGCGCGCTGCGCTGGACGCTCACGCTCGCCGTGACGTTCGCCGGGCTGCTCGCGCTCACGTTCGTGATCGGCCGCAAGGTGCCGATCGACCCGGTGCTCGCCGTGCTCGGCGACCGCGCGTCGGCCGCGGCCTATGCGGCCGAGCGCATCGCGCTCGGGCTCGACAAGCCGCTCGCGACGCAGTTCCTGATCTACGCGCGCGACGTGCTGCACGGCAATCTCGGCATGTCGCTGCTGACCTCGAACCCGGTGCTCGACGACATCAGGCGCGTGTTCCCCGCGACGCTCGAACTCGCGACGCTCGCGACGCTGATCGGCGTCGCGCTCGGCGTGCCGCTCGGCGTCGCCGCGGCGGTGAAGCACAACCGGCCGATCGATCACGTCGCGCGCTTCGTCGGCCTGATCGGCAACTCGGTGCCGGTGTTCTGGCTGGGACTGATGGGCCTTCTGCTGTTCTACGCGCGGCTGCACTGGGTCGCGGGGCCCGGGCGGCTCGATCCCGTCTACGACGGGATGGTCGATCCGCGCACGGGCAGCCTGCTGCTCGACGCGGCGCTCGCGGGCGAATGGGACGTGCTGCGCAACGCGCTGTCGCACATCGCGTTGCCCGCCGCGATCCTCGGCTACTACTCGGTCGCGTATCTGAGCCGGATGACCCGCTCGTTCATGCTCGATCAACTGAACCAGGAATACATCGTCACCGCGCGCGCGAAGGGGCTCGCCGAGCGCCGGGTGATCTGGCGGCACGCGTTCGGCAACATCGCGGTGCCGCTCCTCACCGTGATCGCGCTCACGTACAGCAACCTGCTCGAAGGCTCGGTGCTGACCGAGATCGTGTTCGCGTGGCCCGGCATCGGCTCGTATCTGACGGGCGCACTGCTGAACGCCGACATGAACGCGGTGCTCGGCTGCACGCTCGTGATCGGCGTCATGTTCATCACGATCAATCTGCTGACCGACGCGCTCTACCGCGTGTTCGATCCGCGCGCCCGCTGA
- a CDS encoding alpha/beta hydrolase, with amino-acid sequence MRRFVSPLAALLAAALTAAAHAAPASSIVTRTFRSPALHRDWSYTVYLPAGYNPEGARYPVLYLLHGNAGNANDWITQGRLQLTADALIERRDIAPVVIVMPQGGTDWYVDRKEKMQSAFLDDLIPDVEAHYAVSNQRAGRAIGGVSMGGYGALRFAFLEPERFCGAMLLSPAIYANEPPASSAARYVGVFGDRQFDPKVWHELNYPALWRGYFAQPLRLRMFIAAGDDDLSIQAESSALYSSLRRAQNPAALRIVDGAHTWDVWRRLIGPALKYTLECVK; translated from the coding sequence ATGCGCCGATTCGTCTCGCCCCTCGCCGCGCTGCTCGCCGCCGCGCTCACCGCCGCCGCGCACGCGGCCCCCGCCAGCAGCATCGTCACCCGCACGTTCCGCTCGCCCGCGCTGCACCGGGACTGGTCGTACACCGTGTATCTGCCGGCCGGCTACAACCCCGAAGGCGCGCGCTACCCCGTGCTGTACCTGCTGCACGGCAACGCCGGCAACGCGAACGACTGGATCACGCAGGGCCGCCTGCAGCTCACCGCCGACGCGCTGATCGAGCGCCGCGATATCGCGCCCGTCGTGATCGTAATGCCGCAAGGCGGCACCGATTGGTACGTCGACCGCAAGGAAAAGATGCAGAGCGCGTTTCTCGACGATCTGATTCCCGACGTCGAAGCGCATTACGCGGTGTCGAACCAGCGCGCGGGGCGGGCGATCGGCGGCGTGTCGATGGGCGGCTACGGCGCGCTGCGCTTCGCGTTCCTCGAGCCGGAGCGCTTCTGCGGCGCGATGCTGCTCAGCCCCGCGATCTACGCGAACGAGCCGCCCGCGAGCTCGGCCGCGCGCTACGTCGGCGTGTTCGGCGACCGGCAGTTCGACCCGAAGGTCTGGCACGAGCTCAACTATCCCGCGCTGTGGCGCGGCTACTTCGCGCAGCCGCTGCGGCTGCGGATGTTCATCGCCGCGGGCGACGACGACCTGTCGATCCAGGCCGAATCGAGCGCGCTCTACTCGAGCCTGCGGCGCGCACAGAACCCCGCCGCGTTGCGGATCGTCGACGGCGCGCATACGTGGGACGTGTGGCGCCGCCTGATCGGCCCCGCGCTCAAGTACACGCTCGAGTGCGTGAAGTGA
- a CDS encoding LysR substrate-binding domain-containing protein, which yields MRRLPPLNALQIFATVARHRSFTRAADALCVTQGAISRQIQSLEAHYGFALFMRHARGLTLTVEGEQLLPVVVESFARIEDISLKLTRQRTDLALKVPTCVMRWVLPRIMRFQREHPDLHVQMTTTWRHDVDFQSEPFDAAIVYGISPGPDVAAVPLFDERLTPVCAPDLLEGRPLARVEDLACHTLLHPTRDHRDWRRWLDYAGAAGVDPDRGPSFDSLDLATSAATQGFGVALGDLTLSEEDFAARRLAMPLDIVQRTGARYYFVYPESVAQQQKIRRFSAWLDANRD from the coding sequence ATGCGCCGCCTCCCGCCCTTGAATGCCCTGCAGATCTTCGCGACGGTCGCGCGCCATCGCAGCTTCACGCGCGCGGCCGACGCGCTCTGCGTGACGCAGGGGGCGATCAGCCGCCAGATCCAGTCGCTCGAAGCGCATTACGGCTTTGCGCTCTTCATGCGCCACGCGCGCGGCCTCACGTTGACGGTGGAGGGCGAGCAACTGCTGCCTGTCGTCGTCGAGAGCTTTGCGCGGATCGAGGACATTTCACTGAAGCTCACGCGCCAGCGCACCGATCTCGCGCTGAAGGTGCCGACCTGCGTGATGCGCTGGGTACTGCCGCGCATCATGCGTTTTCAGCGCGAGCATCCGGACCTGCACGTACAGATGACGACCACCTGGCGGCACGACGTCGATTTCCAGAGCGAGCCGTTCGATGCGGCGATCGTCTACGGGATATCGCCCGGCCCGGACGTGGCCGCCGTGCCGCTGTTCGACGAACGGCTCACGCCGGTATGCGCGCCGGATCTGCTCGAGGGCAGGCCGCTGGCGCGCGTCGAGGATCTCGCGTGCCATACGCTGCTGCACCCGACGCGTGATCATCGCGACTGGCGCCGGTGGCTCGACTACGCGGGCGCGGCCGGCGTCGACCCGGATCGCGGGCCGAGCTTCGACTCGCTCGATCTGGCGACGAGCGCCGCGACGCAGGGCTTTGGCGTCGCGCTGGGCGATCTCACGCTCAGCGAAGAGGATTTCGCCGCGCGGCGGCTCGCGATGCCGCTCGACATCGTGCAGCGGACGGGGGCGCGCTATTACTTCGTCTATCCGGAGAGCGTGGCGCAGCAGCAGAAGATCCGGCGCTTCAGTGCGTGGCTCGACGCGAATCGCGATTGA
- a CDS encoding porin: MKKHVISAAALLAFAAPVFAQSSVTLYGVIDEGFNYTSNVNVNGVGKSNYQLASGFVQGSRWGLRGSEDLGGGLKAIFTLENGFDVNNGRLGQGGRMFGRQAFVGLSHAQYGSLTLGRQYDSLVDYLAPLTANGNWGGTLFSHPFDNDNTDNSFRVNNTVKYASPDWNGLQVGGTYSFSNATGFSNNRQYSIGAAYTLGGLQLAAAYLQANNPGKTAGGAIADNDANFTADRLRIFGGGVNYTFGPATVGFVYTKTDVKNPVSTVYLPTATFAGLGLSATKFQNFEINGKYQLTPALFIGAQYVYTDGKFDAAAGSVKPKYHTVGLMADYNLSKRTDVYLQGAYQKVAGDKTGTIADGGYVVGTDGPSASANQFAVRAAIRHKF; the protein is encoded by the coding sequence ATGAAAAAGCACGTCATTTCCGCAGCCGCATTGCTGGCCTTCGCCGCGCCGGTTTTCGCCCAAAGCAGCGTCACGCTGTACGGCGTGATCGACGAAGGCTTCAACTACACGAGCAACGTGAACGTCAACGGCGTCGGCAAGAGCAACTACCAGCTCGCGAGCGGTTTCGTGCAGGGCAGCCGCTGGGGCCTGCGCGGCTCGGAAGACCTGGGCGGCGGCCTGAAAGCCATCTTCACGCTCGAAAACGGTTTCGACGTGAACAACGGCCGGCTCGGCCAGGGCGGCCGGATGTTCGGCCGCCAGGCGTTCGTCGGCCTGTCGCACGCGCAATACGGCTCGCTCACGCTCGGCCGCCAGTACGATTCGCTCGTCGACTACCTCGCGCCGTTGACCGCGAACGGCAACTGGGGCGGCACGCTGTTCTCGCATCCGTTCGACAACGACAACACGGACAACTCGTTCCGCGTGAACAACACGGTCAAGTACGCGAGCCCGGACTGGAACGGTCTGCAAGTCGGCGGCACGTACAGCTTCAGCAACGCGACGGGCTTCTCGAACAACCGCCAGTACAGCATCGGCGCCGCGTACACGCTGGGCGGCCTGCAACTCGCGGCCGCGTACCTGCAGGCGAACAACCCGGGCAAGACGGCGGGCGGCGCGATCGCCGACAACGACGCGAACTTCACGGCGGACCGCCTGCGCATCTTCGGCGGCGGCGTCAACTACACGTTCGGCCCGGCGACGGTCGGTTTCGTCTACACGAAGACCGACGTGAAGAACCCGGTCTCGACGGTCTATCTGCCGACGGCGACGTTCGCGGGCCTCGGCCTGAGCGCGACGAAGTTCCAGAACTTCGAAATCAACGGCAAATACCAGCTGACGCCGGCGCTCTTCATCGGCGCGCAGTACGTGTACACGGACGGCAAGTTCGATGCGGCCGCGGGCAGCGTCAAGCCGAAGTACCACACGGTCGGCCTGATGGCGGACTACAACCTGTCGAAGCGCACCGACGTCTATCTGCAGGGCGCGTACCAGAAGGTCGCGGGCGACAAGACGGGCACGATCGCGGATGGCGGCTACGTCGTCGGGACGGACGGCCCCTCGGCGTCGGCGAACCAGTTCGCGGTTCGCGCGGCGATCCGTCACAAGTTCTGA
- a CDS encoding ABC transporter ATP-binding protein gives MPASSVSPNTPPLAEIERLRIGFRTHDGALVEAVRDLSFTLAPGERLGIVGESGSGKSLTGRALLGLLPAAAQWHARALRFEGRDLLALGARERRRLCGGAMGMILQDPKYSLNPVMTVATQMAEAFRLREPGLRGRALRERIVDALASVEIRDPARVADAYPHELSGGMGQRVMIAMMVSTGPRLLVADEPTSALDVAVSMQVLAVLDDMIARHRTGLLFISHDLPLVTSFCDRVAVMYAGRVVETCAARDLVHAAHPYTRGLLAATPPLANPPDALPVLERDPAWLTQAAR, from the coding sequence ATGCCCGCATCCTCCGTTTCCCCGAACACGCCGCCGCTCGCCGAGATCGAAAGGCTGCGCATCGGCTTTCGCACGCACGACGGCGCGCTCGTCGAGGCCGTGCGCGACCTGTCGTTCACGCTCGCGCCGGGCGAGCGGCTCGGCATCGTCGGCGAATCCGGCTCCGGCAAGTCGCTGACGGGCCGCGCGCTGCTCGGCCTGCTGCCCGCCGCCGCGCAATGGCACGCGCGCGCGCTGCGCTTCGAAGGCCGCGACCTGCTCGCGCTCGGCGCGCGCGAGCGGCGCAGGCTGTGCGGCGGCGCGATGGGGATGATCCTTCAGGATCCCAAATATTCGCTGAATCCGGTCATGACGGTCGCCACGCAGATGGCCGAGGCGTTCCGGCTGCGCGAGCCCGGGCTGCGCGGCCGCGCGCTGCGCGAGCGGATCGTCGACGCGCTCGCATCGGTCGAGATCCGCGATCCGGCGCGCGTCGCCGACGCGTATCCGCACGAGCTCTCGGGCGGGATGGGCCAGCGCGTGATGATCGCGATGATGGTATCGACGGGGCCGCGCCTGCTTGTCGCCGACGAGCCGACGTCCGCGCTCGACGTCGCGGTGTCGATGCAGGTGCTCGCGGTGCTCGACGACATGATCGCGCGCCACCGCACGGGCCTCCTGTTCATCAGCCACGATCTGCCGCTCGTCACGTCGTTCTGCGATCGCGTCGCGGTGATGTACGCGGGGCGCGTCGTCGAGACGTGCGCGGCGCGCGACCTCGTCCACGCGGCGCATCCGTACACGCGCGGCCTGCTCGCCGCGACGCCGCCGCTCGCGAACCCGCCCGACGCGCTGCCGGTGCTCGAGCGCGATCCGGCATGGCTCACGCAGGCCGCACGATGA
- the blaPEN-bpc gene encoding PEN family class A beta-lactamase, Bpc-type, whose amino-acid sequence MNHSPLRRSLLVAAISTPLIGACAPLRGQAKNVAAAERQLRELESTFDGRLGFVALDTATGARIAHRGDERFPFCSTSKMMLCAAVLARSAGEPALLQRRIAYAKGDLIRYSPITEQHVGAGMSVAELCAATLQYSDNTAANLLIALLGGPQTVTAYARSIGDATFRLDRREPELNTALPGDERDTTTPAAMAASVHRLLVGDALGAAQRAQLNAWMLGNKTGDARIRAGVPADWRVADKTGTGDYGTANDIGVAYPPNRAPIVFIVYTTMRNPNAQARDDVIASATRIAARAFA is encoded by the coding sequence ATGAATCATTCTCCGTTGCGCCGCTCGCTGCTCGTCGCAGCCATTTCCACCCCACTGATCGGCGCCTGCGCGCCGCTGCGCGGCCAAGCGAAAAACGTCGCCGCCGCCGAGCGGCAATTGCGCGAACTCGAATCGACGTTCGACGGCCGCTTGGGCTTCGTCGCGCTCGACACCGCGACCGGCGCGCGCATCGCGCATCGCGGCGACGAGCGTTTCCCGTTCTGCAGCACATCCAAGATGATGCTTTGCGCTGCGGTCCTCGCGCGCAGCGCCGGCGAGCCTGCGCTGCTGCAGCGGCGGATTGCGTACGCGAAGGGCGATCTCATCCGCTATTCGCCGATCACCGAGCAGCACGTGGGCGCCGGCATGAGCGTGGCTGAGCTGTGCGCGGCGACGCTTCAGTACAGCGACAACACCGCGGCGAACCTGCTGATCGCGCTGCTCGGCGGGCCGCAGACCGTCACCGCGTATGCGCGCTCGATCGGCGACGCGACGTTCCGGCTCGATCGCCGCGAGCCTGAGCTGAACACGGCGCTGCCCGGCGACGAGCGCGATACGACGACGCCCGCCGCGATGGCCGCGAGCGTGCACCGGCTGCTCGTGGGCGACGCGCTCGGCGCCGCGCAGCGCGCGCAGCTCAATGCATGGATGCTCGGCAACAAGACGGGCGACGCGCGCATCCGCGCGGGCGTGCCGGCCGACTGGCGCGTCGCCGACAAGACGGGCACGGGCGACTACGGAACGGCGAACGACATCGGCGTGGCGTATCCGCCGAATCGCGCGCCGATCGTGTTCATCGTCTATACGACGATGCGCAATCCGAACGCACAGGCGCGCGACGACGTGATCGCGTCGGCGACGCGGATCGCCGCGCGGGCGTTCGCCTGA
- a CDS encoding LysR substrate-binding domain-containing protein, translating to MRFDLTDLRLFLHVCEAGSITGGAERAHMTLQSASERIRGMEEELGVPLLQRAKRGTRATEAGRALEHHARVVLQQIDHMRGELQQFGAGLRGHIRLLSNTAALSEYLPDALAEYLPRHPKLSVSVEERSSQEIVHAIRGKTADFGIVADSVGLDGLEQMPFREDWLIAVAAVDHSLAARERVAFAELVDADFIGMTDGSALQVHLADQAKALGKRIDYRVQLKSFDAICRLIERGVGIGIVSRHAALRAQQTMQIRLIELTDPWAHRRLTICARSFDELPKYTREFIAFLAHDPGKDESFAA from the coding sequence ATGCGATTCGACCTGACCGATCTGCGACTTTTCCTGCACGTCTGCGAAGCCGGCAGCATCACGGGCGGCGCCGAGCGCGCGCACATGACGCTGCAATCCGCGAGCGAGCGGATTCGCGGCATGGAGGAAGAGCTCGGCGTGCCGCTTTTACAGCGCGCGAAGCGCGGCACGCGCGCGACCGAAGCCGGCCGCGCGCTCGAGCATCACGCGCGCGTCGTGCTGCAGCAGATCGACCATATGCGCGGCGAGCTGCAGCAATTCGGCGCGGGGCTGCGCGGCCACATTCGCCTGCTCAGCAACACCGCCGCGCTCAGCGAATACCTGCCCGACGCGCTCGCCGAATACCTGCCGCGCCACCCGAAGCTGTCGGTGAGCGTCGAGGAGCGCTCGAGCCAGGAGATCGTCCATGCGATTCGCGGCAAGACCGCCGATTTCGGGATCGTCGCGGATTCGGTCGGCCTCGACGGACTCGAGCAGATGCCGTTTCGCGAGGATTGGCTGATCGCCGTCGCGGCGGTCGATCATTCGCTCGCCGCGCGCGAGCGGGTGGCGTTCGCGGAGCTCGTCGATGCCGACTTCATCGGCATGACGGACGGCAGCGCGCTGCAGGTCCATCTCGCCGACCAGGCGAAGGCGCTCGGCAAGCGGATCGACTACCGCGTTCAACTGAAGAGCTTCGACGCGATCTGCCGATTGATCGAGCGCGGCGTCGGGATCGGCATCGTGTCGCGCCATGCGGCGCTGCGCGCGCAGCAGACGATGCAGATCCGGCTGATCGAGCTCACGGATCCGTGGGCGCACCGTCGGCTGACGATCTGTGCGCGCAGCTTCGACGAGCTTCCGAAATACACGCGCGAATTCATCGCGTTTCTCGCGCACGATCCGGGCAAGGACGAATCGTTTGCAGCCTGA
- the nikC gene encoding nickel transporter permease: protein MNASPDHSRPNPAATTLRAWLLSDAPASRRQATLGLAYRRWRRFAGNPLNLLGLAILAALVAIALVAPFVMPHDPLRQVLADRLLPPGSPSHWLGTDQLGRDILSRLIAGSRLTLGIAILVVAIVVPIGLAIGTTAGYCGGLVDSALMRITDVALAFPKIVLALAFAAALGPGVVNAVVAISITAWPAYARLARAETLRIANADFIHAARLQGASDLRIVLRYVMPLCLSSVIVRATLDMAGIILTVAGLGFLGLGAQPPSPEWGFMVASGRNVLLDAWWVATLPGASILVVSIAFNLLGDGLRDVFDPRHGA from the coding sequence ATGAACGCCTCACCCGATCACTCCCGCCCGAATCCCGCCGCGACGACGCTGCGCGCGTGGCTGCTGTCCGACGCGCCCGCCTCGCGCCGGCAGGCGACGCTCGGCCTCGCGTACCGCCGCTGGCGCCGCTTCGCCGGCAATCCGCTGAACCTTCTCGGGCTCGCGATCCTCGCCGCGCTCGTCGCGATCGCGCTCGTCGCGCCGTTCGTCATGCCGCACGACCCGCTGCGCCAGGTGCTCGCCGACCGGCTGCTGCCGCCCGGCTCCCCGTCGCACTGGCTCGGCACCGACCAGCTCGGCCGCGACATCCTCTCGCGTCTGATCGCGGGCTCGCGGCTCACGCTCGGCATCGCGATCCTCGTCGTCGCGATCGTCGTGCCGATCGGGCTCGCGATCGGCACGACGGCCGGCTACTGCGGCGGCCTCGTCGACAGCGCGCTCATGCGGATCACCGACGTCGCGCTCGCGTTCCCGAAGATCGTGCTCGCGCTCGCGTTCGCGGCGGCGCTCGGGCCGGGCGTCGTCAACGCGGTCGTCGCGATCTCGATCACCGCATGGCCCGCGTACGCGCGGCTCGCGCGCGCGGAGACGCTGCGCATCGCGAACGCGGACTTCATCCACGCGGCGCGGCTGCAAGGCGCATCCGATCTGCGGATCGTGCTGCGCTATGTCATGCCGCTCTGCCTGTCGTCGGTGATCGTGCGCGCGACGCTCGACATGGCGGGCATCATCCTGACCGTCGCCGGCCTGGGCTTTCTCGGGCTCGGCGCGCAGCCGCCGAGCCCCGAATGGGGCTTCATGGTCGCATCGGGCCGCAACGTGCTGCTCGACGCATGGTGGGTCGCGACGCTGCCCGGCGCGTCGATCCTCGTCGTCAGCATCGCGTTCAACCTGCTCGGCGACGGTCTGCGCGACGTCTTCGATCCACGCCATGGAGCCTGA
- a CDS encoding ABC transporter ATP-binding protein → MAHAGRTMSDAPMIDIRDVSIRFPTRGGHVDAVRGASLAVGAGEAFGLVGESGSGKSTLLRALTGLVPLAGGTLSIDSRAVEGKLDRAFRRDVQMVFQDPYASLHPRFTVDETLREPLAIHRLPDADARIARALAEVGLGPAFRFRYPHQLSGGQRQRVAIARALIVEPRVLLLDEPTSALDVSVQAEILNLLKRLHRERGLTMILVSHNLAVVGFLCSRVAVMCDGALVEQLGIEDVRAARVGSEYTRTLLRATQGYRRAG, encoded by the coding sequence ATGGCTCACGCAGGCCGCACGATGAGCGACGCACCGATGATCGACATCCGCGACGTATCGATCCGGTTCCCGACCCGCGGCGGCCACGTCGACGCGGTGCGCGGCGCGAGCCTCGCCGTCGGCGCGGGAGAGGCGTTCGGGCTCGTCGGCGAATCCGGTTCCGGCAAATCGACGCTGCTGCGCGCGCTCACGGGCCTCGTGCCGCTCGCGGGCGGCACGCTGTCGATCGATTCGCGCGCGGTCGAAGGCAAGCTCGACCGCGCGTTCCGGCGCGACGTGCAAATGGTGTTTCAGGATCCCTATGCATCGCTGCATCCGCGCTTCACCGTCGACGAGACGCTGCGCGAGCCGCTCGCGATCCACCGGCTGCCGGACGCGGACGCGCGCATCGCGCGCGCGCTCGCCGAGGTCGGCCTCGGTCCCGCATTCCGCTTTCGCTATCCGCATCAGTTGTCGGGCGGCCAGCGGCAGCGCGTCGCGATCGCGCGCGCACTGATCGTCGAGCCGCGCGTGCTGCTGCTCGACGAGCCGACGTCGGCGCTCGACGTATCGGTGCAGGCGGAGATCCTCAATCTGCTGAAGCGGCTGCATCGCGAGCGCGGGCTGACGATGATCCTCGTGAGCCACAACCTCGCGGTCGTCGGGTTCCTCTGCAGCCGTGTCGCGGTGATGTGCGACGGCGCGCTCGTCGAGCAGCTCGGAATCGAAGACGTGCGCGCGGCGCGCGTCGGCTCCGAGTACACCCGCACGCTGCTGCGCGCGACGCAAGGCTACCGGCGCGCGGGCTGA
- a CDS encoding M23 family metallopeptidase: MSKSEIDRSVAWLSGVAAAFVVAGCATTSPVTPTDTLAAAASSASAAQPAAAPPGDAAQHPEHAAAPAPIATRYVVRRGDTLSAIAQANGCTVRELQAWNRMGRRTRIGIGQVLRIAPPGAENAVASEAADGAGATRAAGNAAGAARAADPASGAGGALVADAPQPASAPESAADRAADHRVVQETKRHAQSIALAWPAKGAVVETFQPGRNRGIRIVGRAGDPVRAAASGRVMYAGTGLNGYGTLILVQHNADFLTAYAHNRKVLVKTGDVVQQGEQIAEMGTGDSTRAGMLFEVRRDGKPVNPMPYLASRQQG, translated from the coding sequence ATGAGCAAGAGCGAGATCGACCGCAGTGTCGCATGGTTGTCCGGCGTGGCGGCCGCGTTCGTCGTCGCGGGCTGCGCAACCACGTCGCCCGTCACGCCGACTGATACGCTCGCGGCCGCCGCGTCTTCGGCGAGCGCCGCGCAGCCCGCGGCCGCGCCGCCGGGCGACGCGGCGCAGCATCCGGAGCACGCCGCCGCGCCGGCGCCGATCGCGACACGCTACGTCGTGAGGCGCGGCGATACGCTGTCGGCGATCGCGCAAGCGAACGGCTGCACCGTGCGCGAGCTGCAGGCCTGGAACCGGATGGGCCGGCGCACCCGGATCGGCATCGGCCAGGTATTGCGGATCGCGCCGCCGGGTGCGGAAAACGCGGTCGCCTCCGAGGCGGCGGATGGCGCGGGCGCGACCCGCGCGGCCGGCAATGCAGCCGGCGCCGCGCGCGCGGCCGATCCGGCGAGCGGCGCGGGCGGGGCGCTTGTCGCCGATGCGCCGCAGCCTGCATCGGCGCCCGAAAGCGCCGCGGACCGGGCGGCGGACCATCGGGTCGTCCAGGAAACGAAGCGGCACGCGCAATCGATCGCGCTCGCGTGGCCGGCGAAGGGCGCGGTCGTCGAAACGTTCCAGCCCGGCCGCAATCGCGGCATCCGGATCGTCGGGCGCGCGGGCGATCCGGTGCGTGCCGCGGCGTCCGGCCGGGTGATGTACGCGGGCACGGGCCTGAACGGGTACGGCACGCTGATCCTGGTCCAGCACAACGCGGATTTTCTGACCGCTTACGCGCACAACCGCAAGGTGCTCGTGAAGACGGGCGACGTCGTTCAGCAGGGCGAACAGATCGCCGAGATGGGCACCGGCGACAGCACACGCGCCGGAATGCTGTTCGAGGTGCGGCGCGACGGCAAGCCCGTCAATCCGATGCCGTATCTGGCGAGCCGGCAGCAGGGTTAG
- a CDS encoding OpgC domain-containing protein, with the protein MNAAPAPRYVELDFFRGLVLLVIVVDHIGGSMLSRVTLHTYALCDAAEVFVFLGGFATAIAYNSLATRHTEAAARQRFIKRAFEIYRAFLLTAGLMLFITAALNAFAIDAPNMPTNDLDGLMHAPLAALRDILLLRRQPYLASVLPMYAFFALLVPLALPVARGRWWWLLVAVSAAIWLAARRIAGYLPTVDGVPWDFNPFAWQFLFVLGIVARCQPIYPVLAKRPVGWFALAAAIAVVAAGAYYRLRIEPFPTDPSIKQNLGALRLANFIAIAWLAAKLVHLGWMHRIARAMPWIGTIGRQGLLCFVAGTGISLLVDSLLYAATDGYLDLRLGLAADAAAIGLLYVVAKLYAPLVARASDFVRQSPLLQPLRPFRLPLRRPKR; encoded by the coding sequence ATGAACGCCGCGCCCGCCCCACGTTACGTCGAGCTCGACTTCTTTCGCGGTCTCGTGCTGCTCGTCATCGTCGTCGATCACATCGGCGGCAGCATGCTGTCGCGCGTCACGCTGCACACGTACGCGCTGTGCGACGCGGCCGAGGTGTTCGTGTTCCTCGGCGGCTTCGCGACCGCGATCGCGTACAACTCGCTCGCCACGCGCCACACCGAGGCCGCCGCGCGCCAGCGTTTCATCAAACGCGCGTTTGAAATCTATCGCGCGTTTTTGCTGACGGCGGGCCTGATGCTCTTCATCACCGCGGCGCTGAACGCGTTCGCGATCGACGCGCCGAACATGCCGACCAACGATCTCGACGGGCTGATGCATGCGCCGCTCGCCGCGCTGCGCGACATCCTGCTGCTCAGGCGCCAGCCGTATCTCGCGTCGGTGCTGCCGATGTACGCGTTCTTCGCGCTGCTCGTGCCGCTCGCGCTGCCCGTCGCGCGCGGCCGCTGGTGGTGGCTGCTCGTCGCCGTGAGCGCCGCGATCTGGCTCGCCGCGCGCAGGATCGCCGGCTATCTGCCGACCGTGGACGGCGTGCCGTGGGATTTCAATCCGTTCGCGTGGCAGTTCCTGTTCGTGCTCGGCATCGTCGCGCGCTGCCAGCCGATCTATCCGGTGCTCGCCAAACGGCCGGTCGGCTGGTTCGCGCTCGCCGCCGCGATCGCGGTGGTCGCGGCGGGCGCGTACTACCGGCTGCGCATCGAACCGTTCCCGACCGATCCGTCGATCAAGCAGAATCTCGGCGCGCTGCGGCTCGCGAACTTCATCGCGATCGCCTGGCTCGCCGCGAAGCTCGTCCATCTCGGCTGGATGCACCGGATCGCGCGGGCGATGCCGTGGATCGGCACGATCGGCCGCCAGGGCCTGCTGTGCTTTGTCGCCGGCACGGGCATTTCGCTGCTCGTCGATTCGCTGCTGTACGCGGCGACGGACGGCTATCTGGACCTGCGGCTCGGCCTCGCCGCCGACGCGGCCGCGATCGGCCTGCTGTACGTCGTCGCGAAGCTGTACGCGCCGCTCGTCGCGCGGGCGTCGGATTTCGTCAGGCAATCGCCGCTGCTGCAGCCGCTGCGGCCGTTCCGGCTGCCACTGCGCCGCCCGAAACGCTGA